GGTGGGGACCATGAACCGGGAGGAGTCCCGCACCACGGGGGCGTCGAGGTGTGCGTCGAAGGCCCGGTCACCGGGTTGGCGAGCGGTGTGCACGACGACCGACCCGGGCGGCATCCGCTGCACCATCGCCAGCACGAACGACTCGATCCCTCCGGTCCGCGGCGGGAAGTCGTTCGTGACGACGAGGGTGCGCACGAGGCGCCACCCTACGAGGCGAGCTGAGTGAGGTACGCCTGCCACTCACGGGTGAACGCGGCCTCGTCAAGACCGAGGAGTGCGGTCAGGGCCTCGTCGACGGGGGTGCCCGCGGCGACGGTCCGGTAGAGGCCGACGAGCGCCTCCTCCCCCCAGCGCACCGCGACGAGGTCGGCGGCCAGCCACGACCCCGAGTAGGCGGGGGCGATGTCGCCGTGGGAGGGGTCGAAGTCGAGCCGGGTCGGCAGCGCCGCGGGCAGCTGGCCGGCGCGGACCCGGTCGAGGACGTCCTGGGCGATGACCTGCTTGGCGACCCCGGTCTCGCGGTAGGCGACGTGGTCGGCGAACCCCTCACTGAGCCAGATCGGCACCGCCTCGGTCGTCGTCGCCCGCGTGGCGACGTGCGTGATCTCGTGGGTCAGCACGACCCGGCGCCCGAGCGGACCGAGCTGGTCGAACCCGGCCGGGTTCACCACGATGCGGTCGGCCGACTCCCCCGGGTCGTCGAGCCCGACCTCACCGGTGGTGACGGCGGCGATCTGCTCCAGGCCGGCGTCGTCGTCGCGCAGCAGCAGGCGAGCCATCTCCTCCTGGCTGCGGGGGACGAGGACGACGACGGTGCGCGGCCAGTCGCCGCCCCAGACCGCGTCGACGCGCACGGCGGCGTCGTCGGTCTCCGCGGCGTAGCGAGTGAGGTCCGCCACCGGCGCGGTGCCGAGCACGAGCGAGCGCTGCCCCCGGACCACGTGCACCGGCCCGAGGTCCCACAGGTCCGGGGCGGTGTCGCCGTCCTGGTCGTCGGCGACGAACCAGTCGTCGCCCCGGCGGACGAGGGTGAGGTGCTGCTCCCGGCGGACCTCTCCGGTGACGGTGCCAGCAGTTCCGGCGGGACCGGCGGACCCGGCGGACTCGGCACCGGCGGGCCCGCCGGTGCCGGTGTCCAGCCGGTAGACGAGCACGACGCGGGCGACCCAGGCCTCGGGTCCCAGGACGGCGCGCCGCTCGGCGGACAGCGAAGGTCCCTCGCCGGCGTACTCGTACCGCCAGTCGGCCAGCGGCACCTCGGCGAGGTGGTCGAGGACCTGTGCCTGCCGGGCGGCGAACTCTCCGGCGGCGGGGTCGACCGTCGCCAGCCAGGCAGCGCGGTCACGGCGCAGGACGGCGTCCGCCCGGGCCGCCAGCAGCTCGTCGAGCGCCTGCAGGCGCAGCGCCGCCGGGTCGACCGAGGGGGTGAGGGGCCCGACCGTGCCCGGAGCCGACGGTCCCGCGCCGGTGCCGTCGCCGGACCCCGGCGCGGTCGCGGCTCCCGACCTCGCACTCGACTCACCGCCCGGCCCGAGTCGGACGGCCCCACCGCCCAGCAGCAGGCCAGCGACCACGAGCAGGGCGGCGAGCGCCGCGGTGACGACGACCGCGACCGAGGGACGGGCCCCACCCTCGCCGCGGTGCCCGGGCCGCACCCGCTCAGCCGGCCCGCGCCGCACCCCCTGCACGCCGCTCATCGTAGGTTGCCGGCACCAGTCGCAGCGGCGGCACCAGCCCAGAGTCGGCGAGCACGCCGATCGCGGCGCGCTCCTCGTCGTCCAGGACCACCGGCGCCTGCGACTCGGGCCGGTCCAGCAGCACGGTGACGACACAGTCGGCACAGGCCACGTCCCGCACCACGCAGGTCTCGCAGTCGATGAGCACGTCGCGCGCACCTCCTCGTGCCGGGCGGGCTCTCCGCGCCGGCCCGACGGACGCTAGGCGGGACCACCGACAACGGTCTCCGGACGGTCTCGACCGCGTGGCGGTCCGCGGGGTTGTCGGTGGTCCCGCCTAGCGTTCCGGCCATGACCTCGTCGGTGCTCGCGCGGCCCTCCTCCGCCGTCGCGCGTGGCGGCGTGCCGGTCCAGACCACCCTGGACGAGCTCGGCACGCCGCTTCGCGACACGACCTTCGTCGTCGTCGACCTGGAGACCACCGGCGGGTCGCCGCAGACGAACGGCATCACCGAGATCGGCGCCGTCCGGGTGCGCGGCGGAGAGGTCCTCGGGGAGTTCCAGACGCTCGTCAACCCCGGGACCCCGATCCCGCCGTTCATCGCCCTGCTCACCGGGATCGACGACGCGATGGTCGCCCGGGCGCCGCGGATCGAGCAGGCGCTGCCCGCGTTCCTCGAGTTCGCCCGTGACAGCGTCCTGGTCGCGCACAACGCCGGGTTCGACGTCGGCTTCCTCAAGGCGAACGCAGCCCGGCAGGAGATCCCGTGGCCGGGCTTCGAGGTGCTCGACACCGTCCGGATCGCGCGGCACGTCGTGACCGACGACGAGGCGCCGAACCGTAAGCTCGCCACCCTCGCCCGCCTCTTCGGCGCGACGACCACGCCCACGCACCGCGCCCTGGACGACGCACGGGCCACGGTCGACGTCCTGCACGCGATGATCGCCCGACTGGGCAACCTCGGGGTGACCTCCCTCGAGGAGCTCACGACCTTCACCTCCCGGGTCACCGCCGCGCAGCGGCGCAAGCGGCACCTCGCCGAGTCACTGCCGCACGCCCCTGGCGTCTACACGTTCAGCGACGACCGCGGGCGGGTGCTCTACGTGGGCACCTCCAAGGACATCCGCACCAGGGTGCGGTCGTACTTCACGGCGTCGGAGACCCGCAGCCGGATGGCGGAGATGGTCTCGGTCGCCGCGGCCGTCACCCCGATCGTGTGCGCCACCGCGTTGGAGGCGCAGGTACGCGAGCAGCGCCTCATCGCCGAGCACAAGCCGCGGTACAACCGCCGGTCCCGCCACCCGGAGCGGGCACCGTGGGTCAAGCTGACCGCCGAGCCCTTCCCCCGACTGTCCATCGTGCGCACGGTGGGCCCGGACGCGGAGCGCGGGGCGCAGTACCTCGGTCCGTTCGGGTCGGTCGCGGCAGCCGAGGCGGCGGTCGCGGCCTTGCACGAGGCGTTCCGGCTGCGGCAGTGCACGCGCCGGTTGCCGCTACGCCCCTCCCCCACGGCGAGCGCCTGCGTGCTGGCCGAGATGGGCCGGTGCGGAGCGCCGTGCACCGGAGACCAGTCGCGGGACGACTACGGCGGGATCGTGACCGCCGTCCGGGACGCGCTCACCGGTGACCTGCGGGACGTCGTGGAGTGCCTGCTCGAGCGGATCGCCGGGCTCTCCGCGGCGCAGCGGTTCGAGGACGCCGCCACCCACCGCGACCGGCTGCTCGTGCTCGTCCGGGCAGCCGCCCGCACCCAGCGGATCACTCCGCTGGCCCGCACCCCTGAGCTCGTGGCCGCCCGCCGCGCCGATGCCGGCGGGTGGGAGGTGGTCGTCGTCCGGTTCGGCCGGATGGCCGGGACGACGGTGACACCGGCGGGCCAGGACCCGACGCCCTACATCGAGGCCCTGCGCTCGACCGCCGAGCACGTGACCCGCCCGGTCGGGCCCGTCCCGGCCGCGCACCCAGAGGAGACCGAGACGATCCTGCGCTGGCTGGAGTCCCCGGGAGTCCGGCTGGTGTCCCTCGACGGGCAGTGGGCGAGCCCGGTGCACGGTGCAGGCGCTGCCCGGGCCCGGCTCGACCCGCTCGGGTCCGCCCGGGCGGCCGCCACGCCGTTTCCCGAGACACCGCACTGGGGGGCGGTGCGAGCGCCCCGACGAGCCGGGTGACCGCAGTAGGGTGACGCCGTGATCACCGCCATCGTGCTCATCGACACCGACGTCGACCGCATCCCCGAGGCGGCGCAGGAGATCGCCGAGATCGAGCAGGTCTCCGAGGTCTTCTCCGTCACCGGCGACACCGACCTCATCGCGATGGTGCGAGTGGCCGAGCACGAGCAGCTCGCCGACGTCATCGCCGACCGCGTCTCCAAGATCCCCGGCGTCCGCAAGACGAAGACCTTCATCGCCTTCCGCACCTACTCCCGGCACGACCTCGAGGCAGCCTTCGCCATCGGCCTCGACGGCGACTGACACTCTCTCTCCCTCCCCCCCCCCCCCCCCCCCCGCGATCCGCCGTCCGCACCCCTCTCCCCCCCCTCCGTGATCATGCAATCCCGCCACCCCCGCACCCCCCTCCCCTGATCACCGCTCTTCGTGATCATGCAATCCCGCCACCAGCCCCCACTGCCCGCTCGCGGAATGCTGGGTTGGTGGCACGACACGCCGGCAATGCCGCGCCCAGCTCAGCATTCTGTGGTGATGCTCACCGACCGTGTGCGGTCGCTCGTGTGGCCGTCCACGGAGCCGGCGGTAGCCTGGTGACGTTCGTCGAAGAGCAGGCACTGGTGCCACCGGCGAGCACGAGGCCCTTCGCCGCCGGAACGAAGCGTCCGGCCCCGACGACGCCGCGACGGCGCGCCTCTCACGGCCTGCCCGCAGCCGCGGCTCGGGCCCTGGCACGACCGAGTGGGAAGGGAAGAACGCATGAAGCACGTCACCCTGGGAACCGCAGGACTGGACGTCTCACGTCTCGGCTTGGGCTGTATGGGCATGTCCGCCTTCTACACCGGCAGCGGCACCAGCGACTCCGAGTCGATCGCCACCATCCAGCGGGCAGTGGATCTCGGCGTCACCTTCTTCGACACCGCTGAGATGTACGGGCCCTACACCAACGAGGAGCTGCTGGGACGAGCCCTGGGCCGCCGCCGCTCGGAGGTAGTGGTCGCCACCAAGTTCGGCACCATCTCCCACCGCGCCGGCGACACCCCTGGGCTGGACGGCAGCGCGGAGAACGTGCGGCTGTCGGTGGAGGGTGCACTGAGGCGTTTGAACACCGACTACATCGACCTGTACTACCAGCACCGCGTGGACCCGGCCACCCCCGTGGAGGAGACCATGGGGGCCTTGGCCGAGCTGGTCCAGGAGGGCAAGATTCTTCACGTCGGACTCTCGGAGGCCGCCCCGGAGACCATCCGCCGAGCCCACGCGGTCCACCCGGTGACCGCGCTGCAGACCGAGTACTCGCTGTGGACGCGTGACCCCGAGGAAGAGATCCTCCCCACCGTCCGGGAGCTGGGCATCGGATTCGTGCCCTACTCCCCACTGGGACGTGGCTTCCTCACCGGCACGATCCGCTCCGTGGAGCAGCTGGACGAGCAGGACTTCCGCCGCCACAACCCGCGCTTCGCCGGGGAGAACCTCAAGCACAACATCCGGATCGTCGAGCAGGTCGACGCGGTGGCGGCCGAGCTGGGCGTGAAGCCCGGGCAGGTCGCCTTGGCCTGGCTGCTCGCCCAGGGTGACGACATCGCGC
This DNA window, taken from Kineosporiaceae bacterium SCSIO 59966, encodes the following:
- a CDS encoding aldo/keto reductase, which gives rise to MKHVTLGTAGLDVSRLGLGCMGMSAFYTGSGTSDSESIATIQRAVDLGVTFFDTAEMYGPYTNEELLGRALGRRRSEVVVATKFGTISHRAGDTPGLDGSAENVRLSVEGALRRLNTDYIDLYYQHRVDPATPVEETMGALAELVQEGKILHVGLSEAAPETIRRAHAVHPVTALQTEYSLWTRDPEEEILPTVRELGIGFVPYSPLGRGFLTGTIRSVEQLDEQDFRRHNPRFAGENLKHNIRIVEQVDAVAAELGVKPGQVALAWLLAQGDDIAPIPGTKRVAYLEENVAADAIELTTDQLAALDKVAAPVGDRYEDMSTVNR
- a CDS encoding Lrp/AsnC ligand binding domain-containing protein, with amino-acid sequence MITAIVLIDTDVDRIPEAAQEIAEIEQVSEVFSVTGDTDLIAMVRVAEHEQLADVIADRVSKIPGVRKTKTFIAFRTYSRHDLEAAFAIGLDGD
- a CDS encoding DEDD exonuclease domain-containing protein is translated as MTSSVLARPSSAVARGGVPVQTTLDELGTPLRDTTFVVVDLETTGGSPQTNGITEIGAVRVRGGEVLGEFQTLVNPGTPIPPFIALLTGIDDAMVARAPRIEQALPAFLEFARDSVLVAHNAGFDVGFLKANAARQEIPWPGFEVLDTVRIARHVVTDDEAPNRKLATLARLFGATTTPTHRALDDARATVDVLHAMIARLGNLGVTSLEELTTFTSRVTAAQRRKRHLAESLPHAPGVYTFSDDRGRVLYVGTSKDIRTRVRSYFTASETRSRMAEMVSVAAAVTPIVCATALEAQVREQRLIAEHKPRYNRRSRHPERAPWVKLTAEPFPRLSIVRTVGPDAERGAQYLGPFGSVAAAEAAVAALHEAFRLRQCTRRLPLRPSPTASACVLAEMGRCGAPCTGDQSRDDYGGIVTAVRDALTGDLRDVVECLLERIAGLSAAQRFEDAATHRDRLLVLVRAAARTQRITPLARTPELVAARRADAGGWEVVVVRFGRMAGTTVTPAGQDPTPYIEALRSTAEHVTRPVGPVPAAHPEETETILRWLESPGVRLVSLDGQWASPVHGAGAARARLDPLGSARAAATPFPETPHWGAVRAPRRAG